The window aaaaaaaaatgAAGGGTAAAATTTCTGTTATATGTGTGTTGTTAATGATCTAAAACTGTTGGTGGAATATACTTGCAATATTCCTTCAGATTTAACCTAAGGACCAATATGTACAACTTAAGAGATTTGTATAAGTTTCATATAATCAACTAAACTGGGGGGCTgtaaaaaattgaaagattttgCTGCTTGTGTGTCTATGCTTTCATGTTAAGAAATTTGATAGATTTTTTTAGCTTTCTCTAATGTTGATGGAAGTCAGATGCTTCTGGACTCATCAAATCTAACAAAACTTGCTTTCCTGGTTGTCTCTGATGGTTGAACTCTTTTGTTGAACTTGATCATTCTATTAATGGAAAGGTGGATGAATTGGATATGGCAATTGCAGTTGCTGTGAGAGATCCTGCATGGTATGGCCTTgatgaagttgaacttgaaaagcACAGGAGATGGACTAGCACTGCACATTATCAGGTAAAGCTTAAAGTAAAGTTTGGAACTAtttctttattatcattttttttacgtCTTGGATTGGTTTAAATTTTTTGCTTATAATATAGGTAACACCTTGTCTTGTGCTTGAGCTTGTGGAGACATGCATATTCAGAAGCACAAccattacatatttttatttgtttccatTTTCTTCATAATTTCTGATCATTTCAGTAGTAATGTAGGTGGGTAATATTAGGAAAACTGTAGAAACAGGAAAGGAGAAGCAGAATTCATTCAGCTTAGGTACAAATGGTGTGCGTAAAGAGCTGCTGGGGCTTCCGAATGATCATGCTTCTCAGGCAGGCAGATCAACCAATTACATTAACCaagataatgatgattttatctctTCAGAATCAGATCAGCAGCTGCTCCTGATAAAGTAATTCTTTGTCTTTTTTCATTTTCTGTTTTTTGTTATAGTGGTGAATGAGGTATAAAAGTTTAGGATGCATCTTCTGCAGCAGATTTGGGATCTGTGATCAGTTTTCCTATTGGTCAGTTCATAGTTGGTGGTCAACCAAGTTGATAACTTTAAATTTCTTGTTCTGGCACTCATTGGCCATGCTCTATTTTGGTGGTTTTATCAATGCTTTCTAGGATATGAGAGGGGCAGTGTAAGTAGTAGGACCAttgttttataaattatatgaagTTTGTATTCTTCTAAAGCTTCCACGAGTCTTTGGTCCTTGGATACAAACTCTAGTTTCTTACTGGAGCTGTGATATTTATTGACACCACGAACTGTGAAGGAAAAATCCATCTTCTCTATAACAAAGAACCTCCTTattcaagtttattattaaaaaaaaaaataggtaCAATAAGTGTAGATTAGGTTACATAAAAGATTGCATTTTGTTGACACCTCTTTTATTTCCTAAATCTTACTTCAGGAAAGAAGATGAGGAGCTGGATGAGCTTAGTGCTAGTGTTTGGAGAATTGGAGATGTAGGACTTACTATACATGATGAACTTGTTGGGCAGGTATGTTCAACAACAAAATGCCTAAAAATGTCCTGCAATGATTAGTTGACTGATAGGAAAAAAGACTCCTGTCAAACTAACAAGATCCAATGGTGTTGCACATTTTGAGTATAGTGTTCTTGCATAATAGAGAATCAGGAGTTATTTTGCCTTCCTCTATGTAATGAACAATAAGTTCTCTTTTCCTAAAAAGTTCTGCTCCAATATTGTGGAAAATGGAAAACATTATGTCTTCTGACTTGTAAATGATTCTGGTTGGCTCTGGTCTCAAGAACTTTGTTATACATTATCTTGGTGTATAATGTTCAATACATACACATCCTTCTTGGTGTTTAATGTTCAATAATATTCAGTAAGATGTTTTTTGGTCACTGCTGGATCCTTTAGATTTATTAACAGCATGGCCATGTGAATTCCTCTCTATAAAGATACTTTCATTGGGGTCAAATATCCTATCATCTTCATAACCATGCAAACTAGTCTCTGGTTTACAAGACAAAACAGAGCTCCTTAGTGAAGAGTTAAATTTCATATTCAGTGTGTAAGACTTTCTGCTGCTGCAGGGAAAATTATTGGATGAATTCGGCATGGAAATGGAGAGTACTTCAAACAGGCTTGACTTCGTCCAGGTTAGTTTCCGCTCCTCCCCCtctttttattattgtttttttcAAAAGCAAAATTGTTGTTCAGCTTAGTGTAACCTTAGGAACAGGATTGTTTTATTCATTATGTACATTGTTCCAATTTAAGATTTGATTCAACTAAGATCGACTT of the Musa acuminata AAA Group cultivar baxijiao chromosome BXJ2-10, Cavendish_Baxijiao_AAA, whole genome shotgun sequence genome contains:
- the LOC104000533 gene encoding syntaxin-61-like isoform X4, with the protein product MGTNPLKHRESVHLTKQLVVSCESVEWQVDELDMAIAVAVRDPAWYGLDEVELEKHRRWTSTAHYQVGNIRKTVETGKEKQNSFSLGTNGVRKELLGLPNDHASQAGRSTNYINQDNDDFISSESDQQLLLIKKEDEELDELSASVWRIGDVGLTIHDELVGQGKLLDEFGMEMESTSNRLDFVQKKVAKVMKKAGAKGQIMMIAFLIVLFIILFFFGFLHIDGD
- the LOC104000533 gene encoding syntaxin-61-like isoform X3, translating into MDLGLRRRSISLEECAEMTPAQDPFYVVKEEIQESVDELDMAIAVAVRDPAWYGLDEVELEKHRRWTSTAHYQVGNIRKTVETGKEKQNSFSLGTNGVRKELLGLPNDHASQAGRSTNYINQDNDDFISSESDQQLLLIKKEDEELDELSASVWRIGDVGLTIHDELVGQGKLLDEFGMEMESTSNRLDFVQKKVAKVMKKAGAKGQIMMIAFLIVLFIILFFFGFLHIDGD
- the LOC104000533 gene encoding syntaxin-61-like isoform X5, with protein sequence MTPAQDPFYVVKEEIQESVDELDMAIAVAVRDPAWYGLDEVELEKHRRWTSTAHYQVGNIRKTVETGKEKQNSFSLGTNGVRKELLGLPNDHASQAGRSTNYINQDNDDFISSESDQQLLLIKKEDEELDELSASVWRIGDVGLTIHDELVGQGKLLDEFGMEMESTSNRLDFVQKKVAKVMKKAGAKGQIMMIAFLIVLFIILFFFGFLHIDGD
- the LOC104000533 gene encoding syntaxin-61-like isoform X2, yielding MALYLLLFDVTLCMPKPVRPDPTILYSLCSSPTNQFSSRPQPFFFVPLQLVSEQRRRSISLEECAEMTPAQDPFYVVKEEIQESVDELDMAIAVAVRDPAWYGLDEVELEKHRRWTSTAHYQVGNIRKTVETGKEKQNSFSLGTNGVRKELLGLPNDHASQAGRSTNYINQDNDDFISSESDQQLLLIKKEDEELDELSASVWRIGDVGLTIHDELVGQGKLLDEFGMEMESTSNRLDFVQVIQFSNQ
- the LOC104000533 gene encoding syntaxin-61-like isoform X1, which translates into the protein MALYLLLFDVTLCMPKPVRPDPTILYSLCSSPTNQFSSRPQPFFFVPLQLVSEQRRRSISLEECAEMTPAQDPFYVVKEEIQESVDELDMAIAVAVRDPAWYGLDEVELEKHRRWTSTAHYQVGNIRKTVETGKEKQNSFSLGTNGVRKELLGLPNDHASQAGRSTNYINQDNDDFISSESDQQLLLIKKEDEELDELSASVWRIGDVGLTIHDELVGQGKLLDEFGMEMESTSNRLDFVQKKVAKVMKKAGAKGQIMMIAFLIVLFIILFFFGFLHIDGD